The Frondihabitans peucedani genome segment CGGCCGACCGACTTGCGGGTCGCCGTGAGGGCGAGGCTGTCGGGCAGCGCGTTGACGGCGTGGGTGACCGTGTCGGCGGGATCGAGGGCCTCGAGCATCGCGTTGTACGACACGACGCGGGCGCCGCCCGCCCAGGCGACGGTGCCGTGATCCTGCTTCTCGACGCCCTCCAGGATGCGGAGCAGCGTGCTCTTGCCCGACCCGTTGGCCCCGGTGACGACGATGCGGTTGCCGCGCCGCACCTCGAACGACAGGCCCTCGAACAGCGGGCGGTCGCCGTAGCCCTTGCCGAGGTCGTCGACGCGGCAGAGGACGTCCTTGACGTGGAGCCCGGCGTAGATCTCCGTGATGATCTGGTCGACCGGGCGCGGCGTGCGCGACTTCTTGATCTTCGACAGCTCCTTGCCGAGGGTCTGCCCGCTCGACTTGGCCGCCTTCGCGGCCTCGCGGCGGTCGCTGATGCCCTCCGCCTCGAACGCGAGCAGCTCGTTCTCGTGGACGAACTGGGCCTCGAGGGTCTTCAGCCGGAACTGTTTCTGCACGATGTACTCGGCGAAGTCGCCGGGGTACTCGTGGAGGTGGAAGTTCTCGACCTCGACGATCCGGGTGGCGACCGCGTCGAGGAAGCTCCGGTCGTGCGAGACGACGACGGCGGCACCGGTGAAGTCGCGGAACCACGCCTCGAGCCACTCGACTCCGGCGACGTCGAGGAAGTTCGTCGGCTCGTCGAGGAGGAGCACGTCGGGCTCGCCGAGCACGATCTTCGCCAGGGCCGCCCGGTTGCGCCAGCCGCCCGAGAGGTCGTCGATCGGGAGGTCTCGATGAGAGTCGGCGAAGCCGAGGGTCGACAGGGCCGTGTCGATCCTGCGCTGGTAGTCCCAGCCGCCGAGGCGCTCCATCTCGGCGAACAGCTCGGACTGCCGCTCGAGGAGGGCGTCGAGGCCGCCGTCGGGGTCCATGGCGACGACGGGGATGTCCGTCTCGATCCTGGCCAGCTCGGCCTCGACCGCGTGGATGTCGTCGAACAGCCCCTCGAGCTCCTCGACGATCGTCTTCGACCCGTTGAGCTCGGAGAACTGCGAGAAGTAGCCGATCCGGACACCCTGCTCGACGGTGACCGTGCCCTCGTCGGGCTGCAGGCGGTCGAGGATGAGCTTCAGGAGCGTCGTCTTGCCGGAGCCGTTCCGGCCGATCAGTCCCACGCGGTCGCGCGCGTCGAGGCGGAGGAACGCCTCGCGGAGCACCGGACGACCCTCGAATCGGACGGTCACATCGGCCAGGCGCACAAGACTCATGCGCCAAGTCTCGCAGGGACGCCTGGTCGCG includes the following:
- a CDS encoding ABC-F family ATP-binding cassette domain-containing protein, which gives rise to MSLVRLADVTVRFEGRPVLREAFLRLDARDRVGLIGRNGSGKTTLLKLILDRLQPDEGTVTVEQGVRIGYFSQFSELNGSKTIVEELEGLFDDIHAVEAELARIETDIPVVAMDPDGGLDALLERQSELFAEMERLGGWDYQRRIDTALSTLGFADSHRDLPIDDLSGGWRNRAALAKIVLGEPDVLLLDEPTNFLDVAGVEWLEAWFRDFTGAAVVVSHDRSFLDAVATRIVEVENFHLHEYPGDFAEYIVQKQFRLKTLEAQFVHENELLAFEAEGISDRREAAKAAKSSGQTLGKELSKIKKSRTPRPVDQIITEIYAGLHVKDVLCRVDDLGKGYGDRPLFEGLSFEVRRGNRIVVTGANGSGKSTLLRILEGVEKQDHGTVAWAGGARVVSYNAMLEALDPADTVTHAVNALPDSLALTATRKSVGRFLAMFQFSEADLKSRIGSLSGGQRARVAMAQCLLSGASVLLLDEPTNHLDLASTQVMERALVHFPGAVVVVSHDRFFSDKVANRRLVFPAAAGDPGGASSRELEVTAA